One window from the genome of Amycolatopsis sp. NBC_01480 encodes:
- a CDS encoding enoyl-CoA hydratase-related protein, translating into MDNFTDIKYEVERGLAWITINRPDRYNAFRAQTVDELILAFKRAWASDEVGAICLTGAGQKAFCSGGDQKQRMETGDYGPSQSGLFEVESLHRVMRDVPKPVIAAVNGIAIGGGHVLHVLADLTIAADTATFGQNGPRVGSFDAGLGSGYLARVVGEKRAREIWFMLRRLSAEEALDWGLVNKVVPADKLHDEVRAWADQILQYSPTALKVLKQSFNTDTEHMVSIGNMAYTTLKLFGETDESKEGIRAFNEKRQPDFSAYRGN; encoded by the coding sequence ATGGACAACTTCACCGACATCAAGTACGAGGTCGAGCGTGGTCTTGCCTGGATCACCATCAACCGGCCGGATCGCTACAACGCGTTCCGCGCGCAGACCGTCGACGAGCTGATCCTGGCGTTCAAGCGGGCCTGGGCCAGCGACGAGGTCGGCGCCATCTGCCTGACCGGCGCGGGCCAGAAGGCGTTCTGCTCCGGCGGCGACCAGAAGCAGCGGATGGAGACCGGCGACTACGGCCCCTCGCAGAGCGGGCTGTTCGAGGTCGAGTCGCTGCACCGCGTGATGCGCGATGTGCCCAAGCCGGTGATCGCGGCGGTGAACGGCATCGCCATCGGCGGCGGCCACGTGCTGCACGTCCTCGCGGACCTGACGATCGCCGCCGACACCGCGACCTTCGGCCAGAACGGTCCCCGGGTCGGCTCGTTCGACGCCGGTCTCGGCTCCGGCTACCTGGCCCGTGTGGTCGGCGAGAAGCGCGCTCGCGAGATCTGGTTCATGCTGCGCCGGCTCTCCGCCGAAGAGGCGCTGGACTGGGGCTTGGTCAACAAGGTCGTGCCCGCGGACAAGCTCCACGACGAAGTGCGGGCGTGGGCCGACCAGATCCTGCAGTACTCGCCCACCGCGTTGAAGGTGCTGAAGCAGTCCTTCAACACCGACACCGAGCACATGGTCAGCATCGGCAACATGGCCTACACGACGCTCAAGCTCTTCGGCGAGACGGACGAGTCGAAAGAGGGCATCCGGGCGTTCAACGAGAAGCGCCAGCCGGACTTCTCCGCCTACCGCGGAAACTGA
- a CDS encoding MaoC family dehydratase produces MLELTVAELAEARDLDLGASAWRRVAQARVDTFADATDDHQWIHVDPERAAGGPFGGTIAHGYLTLSLVPAMFKEILVIKDHARGLNYGLDQVRFTSPVPVGSEIRLAGVISSAARRDDGGVRYRVALRIEIRGQERPAMVGESIFVTYAR; encoded by the coding sequence GTGCTCGAACTGACGGTGGCGGAACTCGCCGAGGCCCGGGACCTGGACCTGGGTGCCTCGGCCTGGCGCCGGGTGGCGCAGGCCCGGGTCGACACGTTCGCCGACGCGACGGACGACCACCAGTGGATCCACGTCGACCCCGAGCGCGCGGCCGGTGGCCCGTTCGGCGGCACCATCGCGCACGGCTACCTCACCCTTTCGCTCGTGCCCGCCATGTTCAAGGAGATCCTGGTGATCAAGGACCACGCGCGCGGGCTGAACTACGGTTTGGACCAGGTGCGGTTCACCTCGCCGGTCCCGGTGGGGAGCGAGATCCGGCTGGCCGGGGTGATCTCCTCGGCGGCCAGGCGGGACGACGGCGGCGTGCGGTACCGCGTGGCCCTGCGGATCGAGATCAGGGGCCAGGAGCGGCCGGCGATGGTCGGTGAGTCGATTTTCGTGACCTACGCGCGGTAA
- a CDS encoding PaaI family thioesterase, which produces MDTTTSPRPPAFLPGGPEALFAVDGLAYADGEIRARMLLGPWSDGPGGAGSIGVLADNILGYALISQAPAGRWSVSTEISIDFLRPLPGNGTWLSARGRTVHRGATTGLAEGSVFGEDGQLIARSRQWGKFVGRGAAPDALPGSHPTAGLLTGLRQEIDAAEGHARLHFDVADELVNPHGTLHGGVTLWAAGLVAGAALATRTTTLHPASITVSYLRPFPHRDVAEFQAEVVSLGRSLALTRVTGRNRAGKPCIVAAVHHHSLG; this is translated from the coding sequence TTGGACACCACCACCTCGCCTCGGCCGCCGGCTTTCCTGCCCGGTGGGCCCGAGGCACTGTTCGCCGTCGACGGTCTCGCCTACGCCGACGGCGAAATCCGGGCGCGCATGCTCCTGGGGCCGTGGTCGGACGGACCGGGCGGCGCCGGTTCGATCGGGGTGCTCGCGGACAACATCCTCGGCTACGCGCTGATCTCGCAGGCCCCCGCGGGGCGCTGGTCGGTGAGCACCGAAATCTCGATCGACTTCCTCCGGCCCCTGCCGGGGAACGGAACGTGGCTGTCGGCACGAGGGCGGACGGTGCACCGGGGCGCGACGACCGGGCTGGCCGAAGGCTCCGTCTTCGGCGAAGACGGTCAGCTCATCGCCCGGAGCCGCCAATGGGGAAAGTTCGTCGGCCGCGGAGCCGCGCCCGACGCGCTCCCCGGAAGCCACCCCACCGCCGGTCTCCTCACCGGTCTTCGCCAGGAAATCGACGCGGCCGAAGGCCACGCCCGGCTTCACTTCGATGTCGCGGACGAGCTGGTGAACCCGCACGGCACCTTGCACGGCGGAGTGACCCTGTGGGCAGCCGGGCTCGTGGCCGGCGCGGCGCTGGCCACCCGCACCACGACCCTGCACCCGGCGTCGATCACCGTCAGCTACCTGCGGCCCTTTCCGCACCGGGACGTGGCCGAGTTCCAGGCCGAAGTCGTGAGCCTCGGCCGGAGCCTCGCCCTCACCCGCGTCACCGGCCGCAACCGGGCAGGCAAGCCGTGCATCGTGGCGGCTGTGCACCACCACAGCCTCGGCTGA